From the Halorhabdus utahensis DSM 12940 genome, one window contains:
- a CDS encoding DUF5796 family protein — MSIRTDVPPETIGVELTDEGVVVEYADGRETFYHGIPNRAEGAVRTMPGKQVHVLVTDESETAGVLVYVNDRITEAEILESTGVGRVVLEPGEKTTVFPGVRAANDARRIVVEADFDAVDGRVFVFEEDEMGERSFELVPEGRGE; from the coding sequence ATGAGCATTCGGACAGACGTCCCGCCGGAAACAATCGGCGTCGAGTTGACCGATGAGGGGGTTGTCGTCGAATACGCTGACGGGCGAGAAACGTTCTATCACGGGATTCCGAACCGAGCAGAAGGGGCAGTCAGGACGATGCCCGGCAAACAGGTTCACGTTCTCGTGACGGATGAGAGCGAAACGGCAGGGGTGCTGGTGTACGTCAACGACCGCATCACTGAAGCCGAGATCCTCGAGTCGACTGGCGTCGGCCGGGTCGTCCTCGAACCGGGAGAGAAAACGACAGTCTTCCCCGGCGTGCGAGCGGCCAACGACGCACGGCGCATCGTCGTCGAGGCGGATTTCGATGCCGTTGATGGCCGCGTCTTCGTCTTCGAGGAGGACGAGATGGGCGAGCGATCGTTCGAACTCGTCCCCGAGGGCCGGGGCGAATAA